One Staphylococcus simiae genomic region harbors:
- the mnmE gene encoding tRNA uridine-5-carboxymethylaminomethyl(34) synthesis GTPase MnmE — protein MEFDTITSISTPMGEGAIGIVRLSGPQAVTIADKLYKGKVPLEEVPSHTINYGHIIDPDTNETVEEVMVSVLRAPKTFTREDIIEINCHGGILTINRVLELTMTHGARMAEPGEFTKRAFLNGRIDLSQAEAVMDFIRSKTDRASKVAMNQIEGRLSDLIKAQRQSILQILAQVEVNIDYPEYDDVEDATTEFLLEQSKAIKEQINRLLDTGAQGKIMREGLSTVIVGKPNVGKSSMLNNLIQDNKAIVTEVAGTTRDVLEEYVNVRGVPLRLVDTAGIRDTEDIVEKIGVERSRKALSQADLILFVLNNNEALTAEDRTLYEVIKNEDAIVIVNKTDLEQHINIDEVKEMIGDTPLIQTSMLKQEGIDELELQIRDLFFGGDVQNQDMTYVSNSRHISLLKQARQTIQDAIDAAEAGIPMDMVQIDLTRTWEILGEIIGETASDELIDQLFSQFCLGK, from the coding sequence ATGGAATTTGATACAATAACAAGTATTTCAACACCTATGGGTGAAGGTGCAATTGGCATTGTTCGTTTATCTGGTCCACAGGCTGTGACTATTGCAGATAAATTATATAAAGGTAAGGTACCATTAGAAGAGGTGCCATCACATACAATTAATTATGGACATATTATTGATCCTGATACTAATGAAACGGTTGAAGAAGTGATGGTTTCTGTTTTAAGGGCACCTAAAACATTTACTAGAGAAGATATTATAGAAATTAATTGTCATGGTGGAATTTTGACGATTAATCGTGTATTAGAGTTAACAATGACTCATGGTGCAAGAATGGCTGAGCCAGGTGAATTTACTAAACGTGCCTTTTTAAATGGTCGAATCGATTTGTCTCAAGCTGAAGCTGTTATGGATTTTATACGTTCCAAAACAGACCGCGCATCTAAAGTAGCTATGAATCAAATTGAAGGACGTTTAAGTGATTTAATCAAAGCGCAACGTCAATCTATATTACAAATACTCGCTCAAGTAGAAGTGAATATTGATTATCCAGAATACGATGATGTTGAAGATGCGACAACTGAATTTTTATTAGAACAGTCCAAAGCAATTAAAGAACAAATTAATCGCTTATTAGATACAGGTGCTCAAGGTAAGATTATGCGAGAAGGGCTATCTACTGTAATCGTTGGTAAACCTAATGTTGGTAAATCTTCTATGTTAAATAATTTAATTCAAGATAATAAAGCTATTGTAACTGAAGTTGCGGGTACGACGAGAGATGTCTTAGAAGAATACGTTAATGTTAGAGGTGTGCCGTTAAGGTTGGTTGATACTGCTGGTATTCGAGATACAGAAGATATTGTTGAAAAAATTGGTGTAGAACGCTCTAGAAAAGCATTAAGCCAAGCTGATTTAATTCTTTTTGTGTTAAACAATAATGAAGCATTAACTGCAGAAGATCGTACTTTATACGAAGTGATTAAGAATGAAGATGCCATTGTTATTGTTAATAAGACTGATTTAGAACAGCATATTAATATTGATGAAGTTAAAGAAATGATTGGTGATACACCATTAATTCAGACATCAATGCTAAAGCAAGAAGGAATTGATGAATTAGAACTTCAAATTAGAGATTTATTCTTTGGTGGAGATGTTCAAAATCAAGATATGACTTATGTATCTAATTCAAGACATATTTCATTATTAAAGCAAGCGAGACAAACAATTCAGGATGCGATAGATGCTGCAGAAGCAGGAATCCCTATGGATATGGTTCAAATAGATCTTACAAGAACATGGGAAATTTTAGGAGAAATTATAGGTGAAACAGCTAGCGATGAGTTGATAGACCAATTATTTAGCCAATTCTGCCTAGGAAAATAG
- the rnpA gene encoding ribonuclease P protein component, whose amino-acid sequence MVMEKQYRIKKNSDFQRIYKSGNSVANRQFVIYTYNNKDIEHFRLGISVSKKLGNAVLRNKIKRAIRENFKIHKQDIIAKDIIVIARQPAKDMTTLQIQSSLEHVLKIAKVFNKKISK is encoded by the coding sequence ATAGTTATGGAAAAACAATATCGAATAAAGAAGAACTCAGACTTTCAACGAATTTATAAAAGTGGTAATTCTGTAGCTAATAGACAATTTGTAATTTATACCTATAATAATAAAGATATTGAACATTTTAGGTTAGGTATAAGTGTTTCGAAAAAATTAGGAAATGCCGTGCTTAGAAATAAAATTAAAAGAGCAATCAGAGAAAACTTTAAGATACATAAACAAGACATCATTGCTAAAGATATCATTGTGATAGCAAGACAACCGGCTAAAGATATGACAACGTTACAAATACAAAGTAGTTTAGAGCATGTTTTAAAAATTGCTAAAGTATTTAACAAAAAGATTAGTAAATAG